The Hymenobacter sp. DG01 genome has a segment encoding these proteins:
- a CDS encoding DUF6044 family protein, with the protein MPDYTTGKSFRLSAFPPLLWAIALLLTLSLAYAAPSGATYILIDDNLDTELAPPYALLQEGKTLDYRATTRVERLMNGLPRNALRPGLQPLVGLMALFPPLQAYLLHELLVRLAGLLGMYLLLRRYGLPGPGRATLCAGLALAWAVLPTYTAYGVSVLGQPWVALALLNLRRGPGHWSDWLLLVAFAFWSSLVLAGVFVLAAAGLLLALDAGHRRRVAWRPVLGLLVLGLSYAVVEYPLVYSLLVQRQFVPHRLEFDYARLAPGGVGAGLAGAGRYLLLGQYHAGLFLRAAPLLAAGLALAYVPAGPARRRLLRKLLVGLSVLAGVALFCGFYPQLIEALQQLVPPLRAFNLSRFHFLTPLLWFGILVLSLRYIPAPGPRAALVGLQLLIGLGMNTEWTLNIRRLLGRLPATEPTYAAYVAPALFGHIRQDILARTGQRPAQYRVACLGFAPAVASLNGFYTLDGYQNNYPLPYKHQFRTLIAGELAKSPGLRTYYDAWGNRCYLFSAELGKNFRVGALPERVVSHWAFDARAFRRLGGRYVLSAARLLRPEGSGLQLRGRYTAPGAYWRIWVYEVR; encoded by the coding sequence ATGCCTGACTACACCACGGGGAAGTCTTTTCGGCTTTCCGCTTTCCCGCCGTTGCTCTGGGCCATAGCACTCCTGCTGACCTTAAGCCTGGCCTACGCGGCGCCATCGGGAGCCACCTACATTCTCATCGATGATAACCTGGACACGGAGCTGGCTCCGCCCTACGCCCTGCTCCAGGAAGGCAAGACCCTCGACTACCGCGCCACTACCCGCGTGGAGCGGCTGATGAACGGCCTGCCCCGCAACGCCCTGCGTCCCGGTCTGCAGCCCCTGGTCGGGCTGATGGCCCTGTTTCCTCCCCTGCAAGCCTACCTGCTGCACGAGCTGCTGGTGCGCCTGGCGGGGCTGCTGGGCATGTACCTGCTACTGCGCCGCTATGGCCTGCCCGGACCCGGCCGGGCAACCCTGTGCGCGGGGCTGGCCCTGGCCTGGGCGGTGCTGCCGACGTACACGGCCTACGGGGTTTCGGTGCTGGGGCAGCCCTGGGTGGCGCTGGCCCTGCTGAACCTGCGCCGCGGCCCCGGCCACTGGTCCGACTGGCTGCTGCTGGTGGCCTTTGCTTTCTGGTCGAGTTTGGTGCTGGCTGGCGTGTTTGTGCTGGCGGCGGCTGGCCTGCTGCTGGCCTTGGATGCCGGGCACCGACGCCGGGTGGCCTGGCGGCCGGTGCTGGGCCTGCTGGTGCTGGGCCTGAGCTATGCGGTAGTAGAGTATCCGCTGGTGTATTCGCTGCTGGTGCAGCGGCAGTTTGTGCCCCACCGGCTGGAGTTCGACTATGCGCGGCTGGCGCCCGGTGGGGTAGGGGCGGGGCTGGCTGGCGCCGGGCGCTACCTGCTGCTGGGGCAGTATCACGCCGGGCTGTTTCTGCGGGCGGCGCCGTTACTGGCGGCCGGGTTGGCGCTGGCGTACGTGCCGGCCGGTCCTGCCCGGCGGCGCTTGCTGCGGAAGCTGCTGGTGGGGTTGAGCGTGCTGGCAGGGGTAGCCCTGTTCTGCGGCTTCTACCCCCAGCTGATTGAAGCGTTACAACAGCTGGTGCCGCCGCTGCGGGCCTTCAACCTTTCCCGCTTTCACTTCCTGACCCCACTGCTCTGGTTTGGCATTCTGGTTCTTAGTCTGCGCTACATTCCGGCTCCGGGCCCACGGGCGGCTTTGGTGGGGCTGCAGCTCCTGATTGGGCTGGGCATGAACACCGAGTGGACCCTGAACATACGCCGCCTGCTGGGGCGCCTGCCCGCCACCGAGCCTACCTACGCCGCCTATGTGGCCCCGGCGCTGTTTGGGCACATTCGCCAGGATATACTGGCCCGCACCGGCCAGCGGCCGGCGCAGTACCGGGTAGCCTGCCTTGGGTTTGCGCCGGCCGTGGCCTCGCTCAACGGATTTTACACCCTGGATGGGTACCAGAACAACTACCCGCTACCCTACAAGCACCAGTTTCGGACCCTGATAGCCGGGGAGCTGGCCAAAAGCCCCGGGCTGCGCACGTATTACGATGCCTGGGGAAACCGGTGCTACTTATTTTCGGCCGAGCTGGGCAAGAACTTTCGGGTAGGCGCGTTGCCGGAACGGGTCGTCAGCCACTGGGCCTTCGATGCCCGGGCGTTCCGGCGGTTGGGCGGGCGCTACGTGCTGTCGGCGGCCCGGCTGCTCCGTCCCGAGGGCAGCGGCCTCCAGCTGCGGGGCCGCTATACCGCTCCGGGGGCTTATTGGCGCATCTGGGTGTACGAAGTGCGGTAG
- the xerD gene encoding site-specific tyrosine recombinase XerD, giving the protein MSTWSIALKQFEGYLQLEKSLSANSVEAYVRDVQKLRQYLEVEKLPASPQQVTTRILRDFLAWLGSLGMSATSQARILSGIKAFYRFLIMEDLLTLDPTDTLDAPKTGRKLPDTLSYPEIEQLLDGIDLSTPEGTRNRAMLEVLYSSGLRVSELTGLRLSNLYADQGFVRVLGKGSKERLVPIGRDALKHLGFYLQGIRAHLDIKPGHEDTVFLNKRGAGLSRVMVFNIIKAAAEKAGIRKSISPHTFRHSFATHLIEGGADLRAVQEMLGHESITTTEIYTHLDRDYLRQVITEFHPRS; this is encoded by the coding sequence ATGTCCACCTGGTCTATTGCCCTTAAGCAGTTTGAGGGCTACCTGCAGCTGGAAAAATCCCTTTCGGCCAACTCCGTAGAGGCCTATGTGCGCGACGTGCAGAAGCTGCGCCAGTACCTGGAGGTAGAAAAGCTGCCGGCCTCGCCCCAGCAGGTCACCACCCGCATCCTGCGCGACTTTCTGGCCTGGCTCGGGAGTCTGGGCATGTCGGCCACCTCGCAAGCCCGCATCCTGTCGGGCATCAAGGCCTTCTACCGCTTCCTTATTATGGAAGACCTTCTCACCCTGGATCCAACTGATACGCTGGATGCGCCCAAAACCGGCCGCAAGCTTCCCGACACGCTCAGCTACCCCGAAATTGAGCAGCTCCTCGACGGCATCGACCTGAGTACGCCCGAGGGCACCCGCAACCGGGCCATGCTGGAAGTGCTTTACAGCTCCGGCCTGCGGGTGAGTGAGCTGACGGGGCTGCGCCTTTCCAATCTCTACGCCGACCAGGGCTTTGTGCGGGTGCTGGGCAAGGGCAGCAAGGAGCGGCTGGTGCCCATCGGGCGCGACGCGCTCAAGCACTTGGGCTTCTACCTGCAGGGCATCCGGGCTCACCTCGATATCAAGCCCGGCCACGAGGACACGGTATTCCTGAACAAGCGCGGGGCGGGCCTCTCGCGGGTGATGGTGTTCAACATCATTAAGGCGGCAGCCGAAAAGGCAGGTATCCGCAAAAGCATCAGCCCGCACACCTTCCGCCACAGCTTTGCTACCCACCTCATTGAAGGCGGCGCCGACCTGCGGGCCGTGCAGGAAATGCTGGGCCACGAGAGCATCACGACCACCGAAATCTATACCCACCTCGACCGGGACTACCTGCGCCAGGTGATTACCGAGTTTCATCCGCGCAGCTAA